A portion of the Edaphobacter lichenicola genome contains these proteins:
- a CDS encoding alpha/beta hydrolase family protein: MKKSFLSALAIASLAAPIAIHAQQPPIIDRQLFFGEVQISGAQISPDGQYISFLKPYKGTRNIWVKKAGEPFSAARPVSAEATRPVRNYFWSRDSKYILYVQDAAGDENFNIYAIDPSVAADSKTGVPPTRALTNLKGVRTEIFAVPKSKPDILYIGLNDRDPRWHDLYELHLSTGEKKLIRKNTEEIASWDFDHDGNLRLAERTNKAGDTEILRVDPDGFKQIYSCSVLEGCGVEGFDAANKLVYLTTNKGALNLSELETMDPATGVTTKLESDPENRVDIAGVVTSDVDHRILFTQYEDDRYRLYFRDKEFEKQYHWLQTKLPGKELHFGAHSSDENIWILSASSDTEPGETYVWNRSANTLALQYRIREELPRASLSERKPYHFKSSDGLDIPAYLTLPKGLAAKNLPLIVFPHGGPWARDSFGFDTFAQFFANRGYAVLQPNFRSSTGYGKKFLNAGNGEWGRKMQDDLTWGVKALVADGTVDSKKVGIFGGSYGGYATLAGVAFTPDVYAAAVAYVAPSNLITLLDAIPPYWEAGRKQMYTRMADPTTADGKALLVAESPLTQAKAIVTPLMVVQGKNDPRVNVRESNQIVAAVRDNGKPVEYLVAPDEGHGFARPINNLAMVAAMEEFFAKYLGGRYQKEVPTDVEAKLKEITVDPKTVSGDVKLNGALGTTAK; encoded by the coding sequence TTGAAAAAGTCTTTCCTCTCAGCGTTAGCGATCGCCTCTCTGGCCGCACCCATTGCCATCCACGCACAGCAGCCGCCTATCATCGACCGGCAGTTATTCTTTGGCGAGGTGCAGATCTCAGGCGCGCAGATCTCACCCGACGGGCAATACATCTCGTTTCTCAAGCCCTATAAAGGCACGCGCAACATCTGGGTCAAGAAGGCGGGCGAGCCCTTCAGTGCAGCTCGCCCCGTAAGCGCCGAGGCAACGCGACCTGTTCGCAACTACTTCTGGAGCCGCGACTCAAAGTACATCCTGTACGTGCAGGACGCTGCTGGTGACGAAAACTTCAATATCTACGCAATCGATCCGTCCGTAGCGGCCGACTCCAAGACGGGCGTGCCGCCAACGCGAGCGCTCACCAACCTTAAGGGCGTTCGGACCGAGATCTTCGCCGTGCCAAAGTCGAAGCCGGACATTCTCTACATCGGACTGAACGACCGCGACCCACGCTGGCACGATCTGTACGAACTCCACCTGTCGACGGGGGAGAAGAAGCTTATCCGCAAAAATACCGAAGAGATCGCCAGTTGGGACTTCGATCACGACGGCAATCTTCGACTCGCCGAACGTACGAACAAGGCCGGTGACACGGAGATTCTGCGCGTTGATCCAGACGGCTTCAAACAGATCTACAGTTGCTCGGTGCTCGAAGGCTGCGGCGTGGAAGGCTTCGATGCTGCGAATAAGCTGGTTTACCTGACCACGAATAAAGGGGCGCTGAACCTCAGCGAACTTGAGACGATGGATCCTGCGACCGGCGTGACGACTAAGCTGGAGAGCGACCCGGAGAATCGCGTCGACATCGCTGGAGTCGTGACCTCGGACGTGGATCATCGCATCCTGTTTACTCAGTATGAGGACGATCGCTACAGGCTCTACTTCCGCGATAAAGAGTTTGAAAAGCAGTACCACTGGCTCCAGACGAAGCTGCCGGGGAAAGAGCTCCACTTCGGAGCTCACTCCAGCGACGAGAATATCTGGATCTTGAGTGCGAGCAGCGACACGGAGCCGGGTGAGACCTATGTCTGGAACCGCAGCGCAAACACGCTGGCGCTCCAGTACCGTATCCGGGAAGAGTTGCCGCGCGCATCGCTCTCCGAACGCAAACCCTATCACTTCAAGTCTTCCGACGGACTGGATATTCCTGCGTACCTCACGCTGCCCAAGGGGCTCGCAGCGAAGAATCTGCCGCTGATCGTCTTTCCGCACGGCGGCCCGTGGGCGCGTGATTCGTTTGGCTTCGACACCTTCGCGCAGTTCTTCGCCAACCGAGGCTACGCCGTCCTGCAGCCGAACTTCCGCAGCTCCACCGGCTACGGCAAGAAGTTCCTGAACGCCGGCAACGGCGAATGGGGCCGCAAGATGCAGGACGACCTGACCTGGGGCGTCAAGGCGCTGGTCGCCGATGGCACGGTCGACTCGAAGAAAGTCGGCATCTTTGGCGGGTCGTATGGAGGCTATGCCACGCTGGCTGGCGTCGCCTTTACGCCGGATGTCTACGCCGCTGCGGTTGCCTACGTCGCACCGTCGAATCTGATCACGCTGCTCGACGCAATTCCGCCGTACTGGGAGGCAGGGCGTAAGCAGATGTACACCCGCATGGCCGACCCCACCACAGCGGACGGCAAGGCGCTTCTGGTAGCAGAGTCTCCGCTCACCCAGGCGAAGGCGATCGTGACCCCGCTGATGGTCGTTCAGGGCAAGAATGACCCACGCGTCAACGTTCGTGAGAGCAACCAGATTGTGGCCGCGGTGCGCGACAACGGCAAGCCTGTCGAGTACCTGGTTGCACCCGACGAGGGACATGGCTTCGCTCGTCCTATCAACAACCTTGCGATGGTCGCGGCGATGGAGGAGTTCTTCGCGAAGTACCTTGGAGGCCGCTATCAGAAGGAAGTTCCCACCGACGTCGAGGCAAAGTTGAAGGAGATCACTGTCGATCCGAAGACGGTGAGCGGAGACGTGAAGTTGAATGGTGCGTTGGGGACTACAGCCAAGTAG
- a CDS encoding alpha/beta fold hydrolase — protein MNRRNFLTHGGISFAAAATGSFSVANAQPASEKTNVPRTSIHRVQADGITVFYREAGAVDAPVVLLLHGFPTSSFQYRELIPRLADRYRVLAPDLPGFGFTEVPKERHYKYSFDALAKTVLAFTDALQLKRYALYVFDYGAPTGFRLAMAHPERVTAIVSQNGNAYEEGLGDAWAPIRRYWSEPTPANREVVRNAALSPEGVRYQYTEGVPNPDVIAPEGYTLDSAMLARPGNTDIQLDLFLDYANNVKLYPAFQEYFRKSKPPLLAIWGKHDPFFIPPGAEAYRRDNPNATVQFLDTGHFALETHVEEIALAMRQFLAKSA, from the coding sequence ATGAACAGGCGAAACTTTCTTACGCACGGCGGCATCTCTTTTGCAGCAGCCGCCACGGGGTCCTTTTCCGTAGCAAACGCTCAACCAGCATCGGAGAAGACGAACGTGCCACGTACCTCGATCCATCGTGTTCAGGCAGACGGTATTACGGTCTTCTATCGTGAAGCCGGCGCGGTGGATGCGCCCGTCGTTCTCTTGCTCCATGGGTTTCCGACCTCGTCGTTTCAGTATCGCGAGTTGATCCCTCGTCTTGCCGACCGCTATCGCGTCCTTGCGCCCGATCTTCCAGGTTTTGGATTCACTGAGGTGCCAAAGGAGCGTCATTACAAATATTCTTTCGACGCGCTGGCGAAGACGGTCCTTGCGTTTACAGACGCGTTGCAGCTGAAGCGCTACGCACTTTATGTCTTCGACTACGGTGCGCCGACTGGTTTTCGTCTGGCGATGGCGCACCCGGAGCGCGTCACAGCGATCGTTTCGCAGAACGGCAATGCCTACGAAGAGGGTCTTGGCGACGCATGGGCTCCCATCCGACGCTACTGGAGCGAGCCGACCCCTGCGAACCGTGAGGTAGTGCGCAACGCAGCACTCAGCCCCGAGGGAGTTCGTTATCAGTACACCGAGGGCGTGCCAAACCCCGACGTGATCGCGCCCGAAGGCTACACCCTCGATTCGGCGATGCTTGCGCGGCCCGGCAATACAGACATTCAACTGGACCTGTTTCTCGACTACGCGAACAATGTGAAGCTCTACCCAGCGTTTCAGGAGTACTTCCGCAAGTCGAAGCCGCCGCTACTGGCAATCTGGGGCAAGCACGATCCGTTTTTTATCCCTCCCGGAGCGGAGGCCTACCGGCGAGACAATCCGAACGCGACCGTCCAGTTTCTGGATACAGGACACTTCGCTCTGGAGACACACGTCGAGGAGATCGCACTTGCCATGAGGCAGTTTCTCGCGAAGTCTGCGTAG
- a CDS encoding 2-hydroxyacid dehydrogenase has protein sequence MMRVGVDENLAPELLVDLPPEAQVVRIPRRPSEVMDVDFWILVFARRDAKDTFEQLRGVKVVQSMMAGVDWISPWLPKDIVLCDGRGIHDVSASEWVLTATLAALKRFPRYRDLQLRHEWKGQASVTDGFLNEGGAQVGQYQVLGEDLAGKTILIVGYGSIGAAIEARMNPFGVTIIRIARSARPEDDVVAIEELHRHLPNADVVVLIVPLTQATLGLIGAAEIGLMKRGALLVNAARGPVVVTEALVEALQEHRIRAALDVTDPEPLPPGHPLWSAPNCLITPHVGGSTPEFIHRAFRFGAEQVRRFIAGKKLENVVTDVGY, from the coding sequence ATGATGCGCGTTGGTGTCGATGAGAATCTTGCCCCAGAGTTGCTGGTGGATCTGCCACCTGAGGCACAGGTCGTGCGAATTCCCCGGAGGCCGTCCGAGGTTATGGATGTCGATTTTTGGATCCTCGTGTTTGCTCGAAGAGACGCGAAGGATACTTTTGAGCAGCTACGCGGCGTAAAGGTAGTGCAGTCGATGATGGCAGGGGTGGATTGGATTTCGCCATGGCTGCCGAAGGACATTGTGCTCTGTGATGGACGTGGAATTCACGACGTCTCGGCATCGGAGTGGGTTTTAACCGCGACCCTGGCGGCTTTGAAGCGATTTCCACGATACCGCGACCTGCAGTTGCGACACGAATGGAAGGGACAGGCTTCGGTGACTGACGGATTTCTCAATGAGGGCGGCGCGCAGGTCGGACAGTATCAGGTGTTAGGAGAGGACTTGGCGGGTAAGACGATCCTGATCGTCGGCTATGGCTCGATTGGCGCCGCGATCGAGGCGCGCATGAACCCGTTTGGTGTGACGATCATCCGAATAGCACGCAGCGCGCGTCCTGAGGACGATGTAGTTGCGATCGAGGAGTTGCATCGGCATCTGCCAAACGCTGACGTCGTCGTATTGATTGTGCCTCTGACTCAAGCGACACTTGGGCTGATCGGAGCCGCAGAGATCGGCCTCATGAAGCGTGGTGCTCTGCTCGTCAACGCGGCACGCGGGCCGGTCGTGGTCACCGAAGCGCTGGTGGAGGCGTTGCAGGAGCATAGAATACGCGCTGCCCTCGACGTGACAGACCCCGAGCCACTCCCGCCCGGCCATCCGCTATGGTCGGCGCCCAATTGCCTGATCACTCCACACGTTGGCGGCTCGACGCCGGAGTTCATTCACAGAGCGTTCCGCTTTGGAGCAGAGCAGGTTCGAAGATTCATCGCCGGGAAAAAACTGGAAAATGTAGTGACCGATGTCGGCTACTAG